The DNA region CCTCACCCGCGACGCCACTCCCAAGTGGGTCGGCGAAAACCCATTCGGTCGAGCCGTCGCGCTCGACGCGCATCCGTTCGCAGCACCGTTTTAGCCCGGTCTCGGACCGGAAAACCGGCCACTTCCGGCCAAGTCAAGTAGACGTCCAAACGTCGTAGGAGAGTCAGTTATGTCCAAGCGTATCGTTCGTTTCACCGCCGAGATCAAGCTCGTCCCGAATAAGAAACAGCAGGGCAAAAATCACGGTTTCCAGAGCGCCCGGCTCGTTGACGCCGACGGCGGTTACGAGAAGTTTGAGGTGTATTTCGACCCGTCGAAGGCCTCGTTCGCTCGCGAGCCGGGTGACTACACCATCGAGGCGAGCGAGCCGAAGATCGTCGATGGTCGCCTCGTGATCTTTCCCGATTTCGTCCCGGCTAAGCCGGTTGCACGTTCGCAGGCTGCGTGATGGACGTGGGCGCAGGGATGTACCTGACCTGCGTCCAGTTCGACGCAGCGACCTCCACATGCACGCAGACCGCGTGGATGCCTCCGCCGACGTTAATCCCGCCGATGTCGTCGGAAGCGGGACAGACCCTTGGTATCGCGATCTTTTCAGGTCTCGTTGCCATCGCTGTCTCTAAGTTGCCCAGGCGCGGAATGTGATCGATCAGGGGACGCCATTCCGGCGCCCATTTCAGGAGAAAACCATGCTCAAGCTCGTCAAGACCACGAAGAATCGTCTCGCCAAGAACCCCCGCGTTCGCATGCTCGCTGCCACCGCGTTCCTGATGGTCGCATCGGTGGGTAGCGCGTATGCCGCCGACGGCGACGCGTACGATCCCACCGCCGATGTCGCCAAGATCGCTGCTGCGGTTGTGGTCGCGGTCACCATCTCGGTCGCGTTCACGTCCGGCTACATCGGCATCAAGTCGTCGAAGCTGCCGCGCCGGGGCGCGTGATCCATGCGGGCCATTCTTGCCTTCCTGCGCGCGGTGGCCCGCCTTTCAGTCAGGAGGGGCGGCGTCGGCACGCGGGTGTCCAGCTTGCTGGACCCCGTCGCCGCCGCCCCTTCCTCCCTCTCAAACGAGGTGCTCCCGTATGACGGGATACATTATTTTGGCCGCGTGGATTATGTTCGGCGCAGCGGTTACGCGCTGACGATTGCGGGGTGTTTGTTAGCGCTGTTCTCTGCGTCTGTATCCGCAGACGATTGGTCGCCGACGTGTCCTAGTTTGCAGAGTTACCAGTCGGCGTGCGCGTCTAACGCAGCGGAAATGAACGGTAACAGTGCCTACCGTAACGTGCAGTGCGTCACGAGGCGGATTAACTCGACGTCCGTCGAAGTGGATCTTAAGTATCAGCAGAAAGACAACAACGATGCTTGGGTCGACGCGTCGTATGTGGTAGGTCGCGTTAGTTGCCCAGTGGTTCCGCCCGCCAATCAGTGCGCGTCGCACGCGTCGCCTAGCGGTAGCGTCTGGGATTCCGGCTATTCGCAGGGTTCGACGGTATGCGCCGACTCTTGCGAGTTCGTTTTCACCCAGCAGCCCGGCACTATTACGGTCAGTGTTCCCGGAAGCGGCATCGGTCGCTCGCTCGGCACGTTTTCGCCTACCGGAAATAGCTGTTCTAGCGACAGTACGCCCCCGCCTCCGGCGTCTTCTCCGCCTCAGGTGTGCAGCGGCGGTTCCTGTTACGACCCCAATTCGAATCAGTTCTGCTCGGTCAGCAGTTCGGGCGCGCAAACGTGCGTGAGCGGCCCGACCGATCCGGGTGGTGGTGCACCCCCTCAGCAGCCGTCCGGCTGCGCTGTCAACGGTTCTGCGGCTTCCTGCGCAGGCGACGCCGGCCAGCCGCCGCCTACGCCGCCTAACCCTCCTGTGTCCGACCCTCAGCAGCAGCAGACGGGTAGCGGCTCCTTTTCCGGCTCCGGTGTTGGCGGTGGCATCACGATCACGACCGGGACGTATCAGGGAACCACGACGGGGACAGGCGGCAACGGCGGTTCAACCACGCCCGGTGGTGGAACGACTACGCCGGGTAACGGGACCGGTGGCGGTGACGGCGACGGTGACGGTGATGGTGATTGCACGGCGGGCAAGCTGTGCGACGACGCATATACGGAAGCTGCGTGCGGCGCGAGTCCTGCTACCGCTGCGACCCGTTGCTTGCCACGATGGCGGTAGAGGCTCAGCGTCAGCGGTGCCAGTCGCTTGGAATTCAGGCAGAGATCCAAGGGGCAATAAGGACAGCGGGAAGGAGGGCGGCGACCCGGATGTGTCGAGTTTGATCGACAACGGCGACGATGATGCTCCCGTGCAGCTTAACGATGCGGGCTGGCTGGGTGGGCGCGGTTCGTGCCCTGTAAAGCCCGTCATGTTTCTCGATCACGATCTTATGGGTGGCCCGGGCATTTGCGACACGGCAGCATTGCTGGCCGCGTGGGCATTGGTCGCGGCATACATCGTTGCCGCTGTGATCATCGGCAAATCGGTTAAGGGGAGCTGACGGTGCCTGCGTTTCTTATCCCGTTGATTGAAGTGTGCGGCGCAGCGTTGTCGCGACTTTTCTTCACGAGGGCAGGGCAGTGGTTGCTCACTGCGTTGCTGTTCCTCGGCATCCAGTTCGGGTCGCAGAAATTTATCGTAGAGCCCGCGTTGTCGGCGATTCAGTCGGCTTTCGGCGGGTTGTCGGCGGACACCGTTGCGTGGATGGCATACCTCAACGTTGATCGGTCAATCACGATTATTTTGTCGGCGTTCGCCTCGGCGGCGGGTAGTCGAATGATTCTCAAGCGGATAGGACCCAAGTCATGATTTACCTGTTAACGGGCACACCCGGTTCCGGCAAGACCCTCGCCGCGATGGAGTTGATCGAGCAGTGGGGCAAGGAGAAGGCAGGGCGTCTGATCTACTCGGCGAACATCGACGGGCAGTGCTATCCGGGCGTGCTTCCTCTCGACGACGCTGGCGTCCTTGAGTGGCACAAGCACTGCGAGAAGGATTCGCTTGTCGTGGTGGACGAGGCGCAGCGCTATTGGCGCGCGTCTCGTGGTGGCGATCCGTCGCAGGCGATCATCGAGATGGAGACGCATCGTCACGATGGCATCGATATCGTGTTGATGACGCAGCACCCAACGTTTCTACACGCGAACATCCGAAAGCTGGTGAACGTCCATATCCATCTTGTCGCGCACACGAAAGCGAGCGCGTTGAGGTACGAATGGCGTGAGGCTCACGACGACGTGCAGGACAGCGCCTTGCGCATGTTGGGTGAGTTCAAGGAATGGAAGTACCCGGCTCACCTTTACCCGTTCTACAAGTCGGCCACGATGCACACGAAACGGCCAAGCGCCCGTGGGCGCAGGTGAAGGGTCGCATCGCCGCTGTCGTGTCGATCGCCATGTTCGTTCTGGTCGTTGGGTTGGCATCTACGTGTTTCGCCACGGCGAAGTGCTCGCGGGCACGGGACGAAGAAGGAGGATGTCAAGCCCGTGCCTGCAGTCTCCCCGTCCAAGCCGTCTGCGCAGGTTTCAAAGGCCCCGAAGACAGCTGGTGAGTACGTCGAGCAGCAGATGCCGCGTATCCCTAGCCAGCCTTGGAGCGCGCCGCTGTACGACGGCCAGCAGGTCACCACGCATCCCAGGTCTATTGCGTGGCGAAAGGCGACGATTCGGATTGCCACTGCATCACGGAGCAGGGCACGCGTTACACGCTGGCCCTCGATATCTGTCTGAACGTAGCGAAGAACGGCCCGGCTTATGACCCGTTTAAGCCAGAGCGGCGTAAGGACGACACGCCATCGCGCGATGGCGTCAAGCCCTCCACGCCAGAGGCGTCTCCGGCGCTCGCTACGGCGGTCGCTGGGGTCGTTCCGGACGGTATCCCGGCGCCGCTTCCGCTGCGCGCTGGTGCGTCCAAGTGAATTGGAGTCACGTGGGTTATCGGGTGATTTGTACTGTCGCTTGCGTCGTCGCGGGGGTACTCGTCAAGCGGTGGCTGTATCGTCGTCGGTGACTGAGCGTCCTTCGGTCGCCCGGGCGAGACTGCAAATCGATTTGTCGCTTCGCCCGGGCAACCGAAGGTCTGGGGTGCAGGGGTTTCCCCTGCGGATACGCTCTCGACCATTCAACGAAGAAGACCCGGCCATCGCTGGCCGGGTCTTTCTTCATGCCTCATCCAATGCCCGCAAAACCTGCTCTTGGTCGTCGTGGAACAATAGCGACTTTATCGCGTTGATGTGGATTCCGCCGTCCGCCATCGTGCGTCCCGGTGGAACGAGGTACTGCTGTACGATCCGCCATCCTCTCCATTTGTCGGTTTGGATGTCCTGTCGGCCATCGTGTCGCGCCATGGCCCAGTTCAGGATCTCGCGCAGTGGTATGTGTCGACCCTGAGGGTGATCAGTTCTCCGGGTTCAAGTTGCCATGTAGCCGAGGGCATCAGGTCTTCCTTTCTGTCGGCGGTACAGCATGCGCGTGGGCGTGTCAATTGCCTGCGAAGCTTTTTCAGGTATTCGCATAATGTATATAGGCCAACGTTCTGTAAAACAGGTGTTTCACCGCTAAATGCAGACGCTTTAGGCGTATAGACGGCTAAACCGAATACTAGGAGGATGGCCGCTGCCGATTTCCCGATCTCGTCAGCCCATCGAAGCCACACCTTTGAGTTCGTGGGGTCTACCTTGGCGTCTCGTTCTGCTTGGATGCGCAGTGCCCATACGATTGCCCTTTCGCCGAGAGCGTTAGACATCTTTCGATGTAGTGCGGCTGGGGATGCCGCGTTCCCTGACGCCAGTGCTCACCGTCGCTTGTGTTGCACCGAGCAAGCGTGCTAGCGCCGAGTCAGACGTAAGGCCCCGGCGCTCCTTAACCCTGTCCATGAGATCGTGCGTGGCGGACATAAAACACCCTGTGTTGACGTAGGTAACACGGGCAGTGTAACGTGCCGACCCATAACGGGACGTGTTACCCGTTCAGGGGCCAGCCATGATCGACAACTTCGCCCGCGAGTGCATCGTTTCGCTCGCCGAGGACTGTGAAACCGCCCTCCGCATGGAGCTGGTTTCGCTGGACGCGCAGGACTTCGAGTGCGCCTCCATCCATGCCGAAGCCGCCGAGCGCACTGCGCTGGCCGCGTTCCGCATCGCCAAGTCGTGAGGGGAGGGCCCGTCATGCTTGCCTTCGTCCTTTCGGCCGGGATTTTCCTGTTCACCGTCTCATGTGCCCGGGCGTTCGTCGCGTGGCGCGCATACGCCGATCACCGCGCTCAGCTGGTCGCCGAGGGCTGGCTGTGATCGTCGATGGGGACGCATTGCAGGCTCTTTCGACCACTGGCGTCAGGCTGATCGCCGCCGCGGCTGTCACCGCCGTCGTCGTTTCGGTTGCGTGGACGTCGGGCCTCATCTCGATCATCTCTTCGAAGGTCCCGCGCCACGGCTCAGGCGTTGGCACCTATGCGGACTATCTCGATTCGAAGGGTATGGCGGCGTACTGCCAGAAGTGCGGCGCCCAGGTCGAGCCGGACGAGCCGTTTGGCGAAGTCGAGTGCGACGAATGCGGCTACGTCGGCGCTGCCGGTGAGACCGATGACGTCGAGCCTAACGAACCGTGGGACGAGAAACGCCAGCGTGAGTGGGACACTGAAAACTTCTTCGACAAGCTGGAGAAGAAGCACCGTCATATCGAATGCACGGACTGCGGCGCGGATATCGAGCGCGAGCAGTTTGAGTGGAGTGACACGGAGTGCCCCGCTTGCGGGCATCGCGGCATGCCGTACGAAACCGGCGACGAGGCCTGATATGCGCTTACGCGGACTTCCAGAGGCTTTCGAGCCTAACCGGCCACTACTACACGTCTCGACCGGTCGTTATTCCCGGGCCGGTCGAGTCCATCACGAAGCATGGTTTGCTACCGGGTGGCATGTCATCCGTGCCTGTCGATCCTCACTCGACGTACCCCGGCCTCTCGTCGTACGACCGTCGCCGTGTTCGTGAGGCGCGTATAGCGCTGTGGGGCAGGGGCCCTACGCCCACCTCGTCCCTCGCGAGCGTGAGTTGCTGGAGGCTGGCCTGTGAACGCTCGCGGTGTGGTCAAGGTCTGCGTGTTTTTCACGTACGTCGTCGGTGGCGTGCTGCTCGTGCTTTTCGGGGACCACCTGTGATCCGGCGCGAAGCGCCGGTGATCCCGTCGGCTAACAGGGGATCAAAGTACCTGAACGCGAAGAAGGCGCTCCCTACGAAGCGTTCGCAGGTAGCTGCCAATATCGACTTCCTTCGTTTCAGCGCAGGCGCCGGTTACGTCTTCGGGTCAGAGACCGAAGGCGATGCGATGATCTGGTCCGCCGAGCGGTTCGTTCGTACCTTGGCACCGAAGTCCGGTATCCACGTTGAGCCCGCATGAAGGGCGGCCGTCGCGGCTACGCGCATCACGTGGTTCTTCTCACGCCTGACGGCAGTGCTTGCGCGACGTCTGTTGGGGTGGCGAAAATCAGCGCGGAACGGTGTCCGTGGAGATGACGGGCGCAGCATGCGCCCTCGTTGAAGCGGGCTTGACCACGACGTGGCGTGGTCACAAGTCCGTGAAATGCTCGACACCATCGCCGCCAAGATCACGCGGGTCGATGTCGCTCACGATGATTACAAGGGTGAGCGTGGTCTCGAGCTTGCCAAGGAGTTGTACGACCTGGGCGAATTCGTGACGGCGGTCGCCCTCCTGCGTCCAATGTACAGGGCTGGAACGACGGTAGTGGCATGACGATGTACATCGGCAAGCCCACCGGTCGCAGCCAATTGGTGGTGTACGAGAAGGGTAGGGAGCAGGGCTACCGCGACGTGAGGAATACGCTGAGTGGGTCCGCTGGGAAGGTCGTTTCTATCACCGCAAGGGCTATGAAATTCCGCTCGACGTGTTGGTCGAACCCGCTCTGTTTCTGGTCGGCCGCTACCCGGCGCTCTCGTGGGTCAGCGCTGTGATGTGCCGCATCAAGTCCAGCGTTGTCCGCGCCAAGGCGAACCTTCAAAACGCGATGCGGCATTGCAAGCGCCAGTACGGCGGCTTGCTGAACTACCTCGCCTGCATCGCGGACGACACCACGGATCTCGGCGACCTCGTTTCCTCGTTCCTCACCCGCGACGCCCTCCCAAGTGGGTCGGCGAAAACCCATTCGGTCGAGCCGTCGCGCTCGACGCGCATCCGTTCGCAGCACCGTTTTAGCCCGGTCTCGGACCGGAAAACCGGCCACTTCCGGCCAAGTCAAGTAGACGTCCAAACGTCGTAGGAGAGTCAGTTATGTCCAAGCGTATCGTTCGTTTCACCGCCGAGATCAAGCTCGTCCCGAATAAGAAACAGCAGGGCAAAAATCACGGTTTCCAGAGCGCCCGGCTCGTTGACGCCGACGGCGGTTACGAGAAGTTTGAGGTGTATTTCGACCCGTCGAAGGCCTCGTTCGCTCGCGAGCCGGGTGACTACACCATCGAGGCGAGCGAGCCGAAGATCGTCGATGGTCGCCTCGTGATCTTTCCCGATTTCGTCCCGGCTAAGCCGGTTGCACGTTCGCAGGCTGCGTGATGGACGTGGGCGCAGGGATGTACCTGACCTGCGTCCAGTTCGACGCAGCGACCTCCACATGCACGCAGACCGCGTGGATGCCTCCGCCGACGTTAATCCCGCCGATGTCGTCGGAAGCGGGACAGACCCTTGGTATCGCGATCTTTTCAGGTCTCGTTGCCATCGCTGTCTCTAAGTTGCCCAGGCGCGGAATGTGATCGATCAGGGGACGCCATTCCGGCGCCCATTTCAGGAGAAAACCATGCTCAAGCTCGTCAAGACCACGAAGAATCGTCTCGCCAAGAACCCCCGCGTTCGCATGCTCGCTGCCACCGCGTTCCTGATGGTCGCATCGGGGGTAGCGCGTATGCCGCCGACGGCGACGCGTACGATCCCACCGCCGATGTCGCCAAGATCGCTGCTGCGTTGTGGTCGCGGTCACCATCTCGGTCGCGTTCACGTCCGGCTACATCGGCATCAAGTCGTCGAAGCTGCCGCGCCGGGGCGCGTGATCCATGCGGGCCATTCTTGCCTTCCTGCGCGCGGTGGCCCGCCTTTCAGTCAGGAGGGGCGGCGTCGGCACGCGGGTCCAGCTTGCTGAACCCCGTCGCCGCCCCCTTCTCCTCTCAAACGAGGTGCTCCCGTATGACGGGATACATTATTTTGGCCGCGTGGATTATGTTCGGCGCAGCGGTTACGCGCTGACGATTGCGGGGTGTTTGTTAGCGCTGTTCTCTGCGTCTGTATCCGCAGACGATTGGTCGCCGACGTGTCCTAGTTTGCAGAGTTACCAGTCGGCGTGCGCGCTAACGCAGCGGAAATGAACGGTAACAGTGCCTACCGTAACGTGCAGTGCGTCACGAGGCGGATTAACTCGACGTCCGTCGAAGTGGATCTTAAGTATCAGCAGAAAGACAACAACGATGCTTGGGTCGACGCGTCGTATGTGGTAGGTCGCGTTAGTTGCCCAGTGGTTCCGCCCGCCAATCAGTGCGCGTCGCACGCGTCGCCTAGCGGTAGCGTCTGGGATTCCGGCTATTCGCAGGGTTCGACGGTATGCGCCGACTCTTGCGAGTTCGTTTTCACCCAGCAGCCCGGCACTATTACGGTCAGTGTTCCCGGAAGCGGCATCGGTCGCTCGCTCGGCACGTTTTCGCCTACCGGAAATAGCTGTTCTAGCGACAGTACGCCCCCGCCTCCGGCGTCTTCTCCGCTCAGGTGTGCAGCGGCGGTTCCTGTTACGACCCCAATTCGAATCAGTTCTGCTCGGTCAGCAGTTCGGGCGCGCAAACGTGCGTGAGCGGCCGACCGATCCGGGTGGTGGTGCACCCCCTCAGCAGCCGTCCGGCTGCGCTGTCAACGGTTCTGCGGCTTCCTGCGCAGGCGACGCCGGCCAGCCGCCGCCTACGCCGCCTAACCCTCCTGTGTCCGACCCTCAGCAGCAGCAGACGGGTAGCGGCTCCTTTTCCGGCTCCGGTGTTGGCGGTGGCATCACGATCACGACCGGGACGTATCAGGGAACCACGACGGGGACAGGCGGCAACGGCGGTTCAACCACGCCCGGTGGTGGAACGACTACGCCGGGTAACGGGACCGGTGGCGGTGACGGCGACGGTGACGGTGATGGTGATTGCACGGCGGGCAAGCTGTGCGACGACGCATATACGGAAGCTGCGTGCGGCGCGAGTCCTGCTACCGCTGGCGACCCGTTGCTTGCCACGATGGCGGTAGAGGCTCAGCGTCAGCGGTGCCAGTCGCTTGGAATTCAGGCAGAGATCCAAGGGGGCAATAAGGACAGCGGGAAGGAGGGCGGCGACCCGGATGTGTCGAGTTTGATCGACAACGGCGACGATGCTCCCGTGCAGCTTAACGATGCGGGCTGGCTGGGGGGGCGCGGCCGTGCCCTGTAAAGCCCGTCATGTTTCTCGATCACGATCTTATGGGTGGCCCGGGCATTTGCGACACGGCAGCATTGCTGGCCGCGTGGGCATTGGTCGCGGCATACATCGTTGCCGCTGTGATCATCGGCAAATCGGTTAAGGGGAGCTGACGGTGCCTGCGTTTCTTATCCCGTTGATTGAAGTGTGCGGCGCAGCGTTGTCGCGACTTTTCTTCACGAGGGCAGGGCAGTGGTTGCTCACTGCGTTGCTGTTCCTCGGCATCCAGTTCGGGTCGCAGAAATTTATCGTAGAGCCCGCGTTGTCGGCGATTCAGTCGGCTTTCGCGGGTTGTCGGCGGACACCGTTGCGTGGATGGCATACCTCAACGTTGATCGGTCAATCACGATTATTTTGTCGGCGTTCGCCTCGGCGGCGGGTAGTCGAATGATTCTCAAGCGATAGGACCCAAGTCATGATTTACCTGTTAACGGGCACCCCGGTTCCGGCAAGACCCTCGCCGCGATGGAGTTGATCGAGCAGTGGGGCAAGGAGAAGGCAGGGCGTCTGAT from Luteibacter mycovicinus includes:
- a CDS encoding DUF2523 family protein produces the protein MPAFLIPLIEVCGAALSRLFFTRAGQWLLTALLFLGIQFGSQKFIVEPALSAIQSAFGGLSADTVAWMAYLNVDRSITIILSAFASAAGSRMILKRIGPKS
- a CDS encoding zonular occludens toxin domain-containing protein, with product MIYLLTGTPGSGKTLAAMELIEQWGKEKAGRLIYSANIDGQCYPGVLPLDDAGVLEWHKHCEKDSLVVVDEAQRYWRASRGGDPSQAIIEMETHRHDGIDIVLMTQHPTFLHANIRKLVNVHIHLVAHTKASALRYEWREAHDDVQDSALRMLGEFKEWKYPAHLYPFYKSATMHTKRPSARGRR